The sequence below is a genomic window from Glycine max cultivar Williams 82 chromosome 20, Glycine_max_v4.0, whole genome shotgun sequence.
CGAAATACCTTAGGATTTAACTAGAAAGCCAATATAGTTActgtagttaaaaaatattgttcaaATTAGGACTTAACAGTTAACATGTTGTTTGATTAAAATAGTTGTTGACAATTTGAGTGATTGAAACTAGTATTGTAGCGCGTAGTTAATGTCTTCCAACATTACTCCTGATTTTGTGAGATTCCAGGATATAACTCTCCCATCAATTTAACAAGATTTAGACTGTCAAGCTgttgatgaatattttttttaattttaatatatatatatatatatatatatatatatatattaatcagcttatattaagaataactattcttcatcttattatttattttcttagaatttaataattacaataaaaaatattatagagattaaaacaaaaaataaatatatttaaagaactaaaacaaCATAATAACGACCAAATCCTCCAAAAGAAATTTTACGGGGACCaaaagttaaaaacatttttttaaaaaacaaaaaaatatgattaaactacacgaataaagaatatattagtttctctattaattaatttgtaaaaactcTCCATATTACTtctttaaatgatgatttttttaacaaattaattaacacataaattaatatttatttatttttatctttttttcttaatttctcctcttaaaaaccattttttaaaaatttatccaaatagaTTCTTAAACTATTATTCTGTTTTGTTTTCTGTTCCGTCACGGCTAAACTTACCCTTACTTCAAAGCTTCCTTCCGCAAACTTCTTGATTCATGGATCTCAAAATTGGCGCTGCCAATATACCAGACACAATATATGTTCAACCTACTTTTTACTAAGCCCTTGGATCTTGGATTACAGGGCATTCAAGAGTACGTCACTGCCCCACTTATGCATAGACACACCCTCAACCAGTTGTTACCCCACAGGAAATTAAAACATGATAAGTACGTACCTTTGTATCTGTCATTAgctcttcaataaaaaaaaaaaaggacaatgTGGACACCACCTCTTTAAATATCCAGCTATAGAGATTATTATCACTCTCATAGGAAGCAttattttgcttatatttttttgcTAGTATTAAAATgaagttatttatataaaaaataataataaattttcatcagaaatcataaaaatacataaaataacaatttttctctttttatatttaaggaTTCAACTAGAATTAATGACttagttaaaaaatacaaatcaatTACTTAATTAAGGAACACAATTAACAATTAGCACTTCTTTTCTCAATTGCATTATTTTGCTTATTTATGTCCATTCTTCCATCATCACTTCTCATTATTCACTCTCATTATCCCCTTAGATAGTTCATATTATTATCAAATACCAGAGAGGCTACAAGGGTCTCTCTCTACCTATCAATCTAGATTGCACAAAAAAAGCCAAATTAAAATGAAGTTTGGCAAGGAATTTGCTGCACAAATGGTACCAGAATGGCAGGAAGCATACATGGACTATGGCTACCTAAAGTCTCTTTTGAAAGACGTGATTCTTcacaagcaaagaaagaagCCACATTCAAGTGCCACCCCAGCAATGCGAAAGTTATCACTTCGCAGAACCTTCAGCGGCCTCACGCACCACCACAGACACTACCAGGCGGAGAGCCCGGAGCACGACATCGAAAACCAATCCATTTTGGTGCATTCGGTGCTGCGAGATGGCCATGTGAAGTACGAGACTACTTTTCTCATGGCTGCGGAAGAAGGTGGAGAGTACGAGCTGGTGTACTTCAAGAGGCTCGATGATGAGTTCAACAAAGTGGACAAGTTTTACAAGTCAAAAGTTGAGGAGGTGATGAAGGAAGCTGCTGAGTTGAACAAGCAGATGGATGCTTTGGTGGCTTTCAGGGTGAAAGTTGAGAATCCAACTGCGTCCTTTGATTGCTCCGTTGAGATGACTCGTCTTGCTTCTGATGTCTCTGCTTCAGCCACGGCATTGCACGCTTCTACACCCCGCGGTGTCCAGCTGAACCGTAAGCTTTTTCATCCTCATCTtgccttctttctttctttctttctttctttcttttattatccGATCCATATGAATCAAAGACTTCTTTTATTAGTATGAATTGAAGACATATAGATAATGAAGTGTTTACAACCATTTATGTATTTTGCGTTCAAACAATTGAGTTAGATTCCTTGGACATCATCTACATCTTGTCTTCTTGCGAGTTAGTAGAATTGgttatgataaaattgattttcaatcataattaatttgtgaCTAAATTGATCTGCAGGATATTGGAATACAAGTAacaaaagaatttataataatttacatattttatttaattaattgagtttGATTAGACCATCTGGACATCTGATCATGTCTTATATTGTGTGTTTGTttagaattttataaaattgattttgataaaattgatttttaaccaTAATTAATGTGTGTCTAAATTGATCTCAGGGGTGGTTACTTTACTTTTGTTCACTTTACAGTAAAATTCCACAATTAACATGGGATCTTACTCTCTTCTAAATTAAGCAACTTACTTTTAGAGAgtagataaaataatatcagtCTTTACTTTAGAAGAGAAAGTAAGTAATCTTAGTTGCTGGAAAAATCAATGGTTAATATTGTTTGTACATGAATGATAAATTATGAAGGTATTGGAATATTTTTGgttaatatgttaatttttcattaaagatcattaatttattttacttttcctCACTTTAGAATTGACAGATGGTCAAATCCATTAGAATGTGTTTTTCAAATTACACTTGATGACTATTTGAACACATGGCCATATAGTCATTTGCGAGAAAATTAATCAATGTTTTTACATTGGTAGGTGGAAAATATGGCCATATGGTCAATTTTGTGTGGGAcctatactttaaaaaataatggttgATCGTGCCAAGTTGCTGTTGGGAAACAATCCCTTCACTCTAACGAGGATCAAAGGATATAGAATACACAATATAGAAATACTGAAAAGACACAAGTTTAACTTTGTTCTACATTTTTTTACTTAGGTTTAGGAGAACACAGTATTTATTCGTTATCTCAAATAAGTGACAAGTTTTTTAGATAAACTTGAAAAATTGTCCCTTTATATTACCCTCTTTCACTTAGACAGTGATCTCTCTTCACATTGACCGATTCTTCTTATTTCAATAACGTCTATTTATAGCTTCCCAcattctaattttaaaagagaaaacgaatccctaataaaataacataatatctCTCTATCTAagatctttaaatttaaaaaattattctcccAAAATTTGGCTAGATTTTCAGaataattaattcttaataGAACATACTAAAATCTATGGTGaatgttttacaaattaacCAGAAAATGATGTATAACTTAAATTCCTTATACGTCTGGTCCTGATTAAAATATCGTTTTCATAagtttgtttgttgttttttgtaagattctttattaatttttagatatattaatcattttttttatacatctttatttaattttttcttttcaaacattaaaaaaaaaatttaatagatataaagataaaaaagaataattttaaaataataacacaaataatcaacttttaatgtgattaactaaacttatttattttttaatccacatgaattagttaaaaaaaaatcttattattagTAACTAAGGGAGAAGTAAATTCAATTCTAATGTTTAAACTGAATGGTGGAGAAGTTCTCAGTTGATGTGTTGAGTGATTTTCCAGGTGCACGGACAGGAAGAATTCCAACACTAATTGATTATATCAAAGAGGAAGGAAGTACCCATCGTGGCCATTCAGAGGAATCTGgggatgatgacaaaggtgaagaGATTGAAACTACCAACAAAAGCGTTGAAGtacataagaagaagaagaatctcaCCCCCATCAAACCCATAAGACCTGCTTCTGTGGAAATACTTAACCGAGTGCAACTAAATAACACTTGTGAGACTCCTCGTTCAACTATAAGAGGCTTCATCAAATACCCTGGCCAGACAGAGATAAATTTCACCAAGGAAAATTTGAGCAAAGTTGAAGAAACACTCAAACTGGCTTTCATTGAGTTCTATCAAAAGCTTAGACTTCTAAAGAACTACACGTAATAGACGCTATCGCAATTTTTTGTCACATCGATAAATGTATAATTGTCTCAAGTCTTAATGTTTTCTTATGGATTTGTTCTTCATGAAACAGCTTTCTAAATGTGTTGGCATTTTCAAAGATAATGAAGAAATATGATAAGGTAAACTATTCAACCTGCAAAATCTTGGGAGTTGAAGCCTCTCCTTAAAGcaatgcaaaacaaaattatatattcaccTCGTTTTGCTTCATGCTTTAGATCACATTAAGAGGTGCAGCAAAAGCTTACATGAAAATGGTTGATAAGTCCAACCTTGGGAGCTCTGATGAGGTGAGAATTGTATAGTGTGGACCTAATTAGCCTTGGCATCGTCGTTTTGAATACATATATGAAATGCTTTTAATTGATTTTCCTTGTGAATCACGTTTCCCTGCAGGTCACTAGGCTTATGGAGAGGGTGGAAAATGTATTCATTAAGCATTTTTCCAACTCGAATCGAAATAAAGGAATGGGAATCCTGCGACCAAAACCAAAGAGAGAAAGGCATCGGGTTACATTTTCCATGGGTAAACCAGTAGTTAGTCTGTGTGCGtgtgtacatatatatatatatatatataatgaaattttGGTGTGTAATGTGTACTTTATCCTTGACTTTCTATGTTGATAAGCTTCataagaaattattaca
It includes:
- the PHO1-H7 gene encoding phosphate transporter PHO1 homolog 3, with the translated sequence MKFGKEFAAQMVPEWQEAYMDYGYLKSLLKDVILHKQRKKPHSSATPAMRKLSLRRTFSGLTHHHRHYQAESPEHDIENQSILVHSVLRDGHVKYETTFLMAAEEGGEYELVYFKRLDDEFNKVDKFYKSKVEEVMKEAAELNKQMDALVAFRVKVENPTASFDCSVEMTRLASDVSASATALHASTPRGVQLNRARTGRIPTLIDYIKEEGSTHRGHSEESGDDDKGEEIETTNKSVEVHKKKKNLTPIKPIRPASVEILNRVQLNNTCETPRSTIRGFIKYPGQTEINFTKENLSKVEETLKLAFIEFYQKLRLLKNYTFLNVLAFSKIMKKYDKITLRGAAKAYMKMVDKSNLGSSDEVTRLMERVENVFIKHFSNSNRNKGMGILRPKPKRERHRVTFSMGFSAGCSAALTVALILIVRARKIMDHSGSTQYMEIMFPLYSLFGFVVLHMLMYAANIYFWRRYRVNHSFIFGFKQGTDLGYHQVLFVSFVLAALALASVIANLDMEIDPVTKQFEEFTELLPLFLVLSVIAILLCPLNIVYRSSRMFFLTCVCHCICAPLYKVTLPDFFMADQFTSQVQALRSFEFYICYYGWGDFKHRETSCKSNGIFRAFSFIVAAIPYWSRFLQCLRRLYEEKDIMQGYNALKYFLTIAAVCLRTASTLNQGMGWTVLAWIFSISTSIFSTYWDLVLDWGLLQRHSKNRWLRDKLLIPHKSVYFAAMVMNVLLRFAWLQTILNFKFSFLHRQAMVSIAASLEIIRRGMWSFFRIENEHLNNVGKYRAFKSVPLPFNYDEEEDKDE